The DNA sequence CGGGCGCTCGCCATCGGTGAGCAGCGAGGAATCGGCGTCGTGCAGAAACACCAGGTCCAGATCCGAACCGTGCCCGAGTTCGATGCCCCCGAGCTTGCCATAAGCCACGATGCAGAAGCCGGGATCGCAGGGCACGCCCGGCGCCCGCTGCGGCCGGCCATGTTTGTCGACCAGGTTGTGCCAGGCTACCGACAGCACCTGCCCGAGCATTACCTCGGCCTGAAAGCTCAGGTAATCGCTGACCTTCATCAGCGGCAGGGCGCCGCTCACTTCCGAGGCCGCGCAACGCAAGCCATGCGCCAGCTTGTAGTAGCGCAGTGCCTCCATCTGCGCCTCGAGGTCCGACCACGGAATGCGCAGCACCTGCTGCTGCAACTCGTCGCGCAACCACGCGCGATCGGGCAGCACATAGAGGCTGCGCGGGTCGATCAGCTCATCGAGCAGCACCGGGTGGTTGGCAAGCTCCTGCGCGATCCAGGGGCTCGCGGCGCACAACTTGACCAGTTGTTCGAGCGCCGCCGGATTTTCCTCCAGCAGCACCAGGTAAGCGCTGCGGCGCAGCACCGATTCGATCAGCGGCATGGTGCGCGCGATGACCACCGAAGGGTGGGCGGTCGCTGCCGCCGCCTCGATCAGCAAGGGCATGAAACGGTCGAGCCGCTCGCGCCCGTTGCTCTGCAGGCCCTTCAGGCGGTTGGAATCCTGCAGCGCGACGATCAGGCGCAAGGTGCCCCCGGCATCCTCGAAGCCGTGGCTGGCGAGCAGATCCTGCAGCAGCGGAGGATCTTTCTCCATGGCCCAGACCACACGCCCGCAGCCATGATCGTGTTGCTCCGGCGCTTCGTGGCCGAGCGCGACCACGCCGGCGAAATGGTGCGAAACCCGGTCTCGATGCCCGTCCAGAACCTCGCTGAACTCCTCCCATGAACCGAAACCCATCGCCAGCGCGAGGCGCACTCGACCCTCCGCATCGACGGGCAGGGCCTGGGTCTGGGCATCGGCAACCGCCTGCAACGCGTGCTCGGTGTTGCGCAGGAACACATAGGCCTCGCGCAGCTCGCACACCACCGCCGCCGGCAGGTGCCCCAGCGCCTCGAGCAATTCCAGTACCTGCAGCAGGCGTGGTTCCTGCAGCTCGGTTTCGCGGCCGCCGCGAATCAGCTGGAAGCTCTGCACGATGAACTCGATCTCGCGGATGCCGCCGGCTCCGATCTTTACATCCCCGCTCTTGCCACGGCGCTGCACTTCGCGGTTGATCATCGCTTTCATGTCGCGCAGCGCGTCGATCGCTCCGAAGTCGATGTAGCGGCGGTAGGTGAACGGGCGCAGCATCTCGAGCAGCCGCGCACCCGCGACCTGGTCGCCCGCGACCACCCGCGCCTTGATCATCGCGTAACGCTCCCAGTCGCGCCCCTGGCTCTGGTAATACTCCTCCAGCGCGTCGAAATTGAGCGCCAGCGCTCCGCTGTCGCCATAGGGCCGCAGCCTCATGTCGACGCGGAACACGATACCGTCGCGGGTATTGGTGTCGATCGCCTTGATCAGCCGCTGCCCGAGCCGGGTAAAGAACTCCTGGTTGCTGATCACCTGCGCGCCATCGGTCTCGCCCTGCTCGGGGTAGGCAAATATCAGGTCGATATCGGAGGAGAGATTCAGCTCCGAGGCGCCGAGCTTGCCCATTCCGATCACCACCATGCGCTGCACAGCGCCCCCCGACTCGCCACGCGGCTCCCCGTGACGCGCAGCGAGATGCGCATGGCAGTGCTGCAGGCTCAGGTCGAGCACCGCATCGGCCAGCAGCGACAGGTCACGGATGGTCGCGCCGAGATCCGCCACCCGGCTCAGGTCGCGCCACACGATACGCAGCATCTCGCGCCGCCGGACCTTGCGCAGGACGCTCATCAGCCCGGCCTCATCGACAACCGCACCGAGCTCGCGCTCCAGGCGGGTCCGGAATTCGGCTTGCGCATAACCGCGCCCGAGATCGCCGCTGTCGAGCAGTCCGAGCAGCAATTCGTGATCGCGTTCGCATTCCAGGGCAAAGAAACGGCTGCAGCACAGTACTTTGGCCATTCTTGCAGCCAGGCGATCATCGGCCTCGAGGTGGGCATCGAGGCGCGCACGCCCCACTTCACCGAGCGCCTCGCGCAGATTGGCCCAGTCGCGCGCCAGGCCTGCGCGCAGCAACTCCGGAATCGACGGCTGCACAGTCCCGATCACGCGCCGTCCCTGCCCTGCTCCGATGGAGCCACGCGCAGCACTTCCTCGAGCGTGGTGAGGCCCGCGGCAATCTTGCGCGCACCGCTCAGGCGCAGGGTCTTCATGCCGCCCCGCATACCGATGCGACGCAACTCGTCGGTATCGCAGTGCTCGCGCAGCGCTGCCTGTGCGGGGGCGTCCATGCGCAGAATCTCGTAAATCCCCTGGCGGCCCGTAAAACCGGTGTTGCGGCATTCCAGGCAGCCGGCGGCCGAATAGACCGTGGCCGGCGCTTTTGCCTTCCACGGCGCAACCAGCCGGTTCCAGCTCTCGTCATCGATGGTGCCGGCCACCTTGCAGTGGGGGCACAGCACCCGCACCAGGCGCTGCGCCATGACACCGAGCACCGTGGCCCGGATCAGGTAGGCCGGCACCCCCAGCTCCAGTAGCCGGGTGATCGCCGACGGGCTGTCATTGGTGTGCAGCGTCGACAGCACGAGGTGCCCGGTCAGCGCTGCCTGTACCGCCATCTCGGCGGTCTCCTGGTCACGGATCTCGCCGATCATGATCACGTCGGGATCCTGGCGCAGCAGGGCCCGCACCCCGCTCGCAAAATCGAGCCCGATACCGTGCTGCACCTGCACCTGGTTGAAGCTCGGCTCGACCATCTCGATCGGGTCCTCGATGGTGCTGACGTTCACATCAGGCGTGGCGAGCTGCTTCAGCGTGGAGTAGAGGGTGGTGGTCTTGCCGGATCCGGTCGGCCCCGTGACCAGAACGATGCCGTGCGGCTGCTCGACCATGCCGGTCCACAACGCATGATCCTCGTCGGCCAGACCAAGATCACGGAAGCTGCGCACCAGCACCTCGGGGTCAAAGATGCGCATCACCAGCTTCTCGCCAAACGCCGTGGGCAGCGTCGACAGACGCAGCTCCACCTCGCCACCGCTGGGCACCCTGGTTTTCAGGCGCCCGTCCTGCGGCCGGCGTTTTTCCGCGAGGTCCATGCGCCCGAGAATTTTCAGCCGGCTGGTCACGGCCATCGAAACAGCGGCCGGCAGGTGGTAGACGTGGTGCAGCACACCATCGATCCGGAACCGCACATTGGCCTGCTCGCGGCGCGGCTCGATATGGATATCGCTGGCGCGCTGCTCGAACGCGTATTGCAGCAGCCAGTCGACGATGCTGACGATATGCTGGTCGTTGGCATCGGGGTCCTTCTGCTTGCCGAGCTCCACCAGCTGCTCGAAATTGGCCAGCCCCGCGGCGGGCCCCTGCAGGCCGCGCGCACCGCTCACCGATTTGGCGAGGCTGTAGAACTCCACCGTGTAGCGATCGATATCGGAGGGATCCACCACCACGCGCCTGATCGGTCGGCGCAGGGTACGCGCCAGGTCCGGCTCCCAGTTCGACACCAACGGCTCGGCGCCCGCGATCACCACTTCCCGCGCATTGCTTTCGACCGCAAGGATGCGATGGCGCCGGGCAAAAGCAAATGACATCACTTCGGTGACCGCCGCCGCGTCGATGCGCAACGGATCGATATGGTAGATGCTCTGCCCGAGGCGCTCGCCCAGCCACGCCAGCAGGCACTCCATGTCGAGCACCCGTCCCCCGGGGCGCGTGTCGGCAAGGCCCTGGTCGGCAACGAAATTCAGCGGGTGCCGCGCTTTCGCGTCACGCACTCGCGGCGCGTAACGCAAGCGGCGCGCATCGGTTTCGGAAATGACGCCGTCGGCGACCAGCGCGTCCATGAGTTCGCCCTGATCGATCGGCTTGCCGGCACCCAATGCCTTGCGTTCGGACATGCAGACTCTTTCCCGCAGCTGAGGATGGCGGCATCCTACCAAAGTGCCTGCCCGGTGCGATTGGCCGAGCGCCCCCACGCTCCCTTATACTCGATGGCCGCCGGGTTTTCAGCCGGCAACATCAAGAAATGGACGATTCATGGCCCGGCCCATTCCTGAAATCATGACGATGTTCGACCGTCTTCTTGCATCGCCCTCGGTGAGCTCCACCGCGCCCGAGTGGGACGAAGGCAACCGCGGCGTGATCGAGCTGCTGGCGGAATGGCTGGACGCGCTCGGCTTTCGCACCGAGGTCCAGCCGTTGCCGGGGCGCGCCGACAAGGCCAACCTGATCGCGGTGCTGGGCAGCGGCTCCGCCGGCCTGGTGCTTGCGGGCCACACCGACACGGTGCCTTATGACCAGGCGCTGTGGCAGATGAATCCCTTTGGCCTGACACTGCGCGAGGACCGGCTCTACGGCCTCGGCGCCACCGACATGAAAGGCTTCTTCCCCCTGGCCCTGGAAGCCGCCCTCGAGTTCCACCGCAGCCCGCTGCGCGAGCCGCTGATCCTGGTCGCTACCGCGGACGAGGAGAGCTCGATGGACGGCGCCAACCTGCTGGTCGCCTCCGGCAAGCCGCAGGCGCGGCACGCGATCATCGGCGAGCCTACCGATCTCAGGCCGGTACGCATGCACAAGGGCATGATGATGGAAGCGGTCACCGTGACCGGGCAGTCGGGACACTCCTCCAACCCGGCGCTCGGCGTCAACGCGCTGGAAGGCATGTTGCGCGTGATGAGCGATCTGCTGGCCTTTCGCGCCGAACTGGCCACGACCCACCGCAATCCGCTGTTCGAGGTCGAGGTCCCCACGCTGAATTTCGGCTGTATCCACGGCGGCGACAACCCCAACCGTATCTGCGGCCAGTGCGAACTGCATTTCGACCTGCGCCCCCTGCCTGGCATGGACCCGGACGAGTTGCGAGCCACTATTCGCGAGCGCCTGGCGCGGATCGCCGCGGACACCGGGATGCATATCGAGATGCGTTCGCTGTTCCCCGGGCTGCCTGCTTTCGCCGAGGACGCCGCGGCACCGATCGTGCGCGCGGCCGAGCAATTCACCGGCTACAGCGCCGGCCAGGTCGCCTTCGCGACCGAGAGCCCCTTCCTGCAACGCCTCGGCATGCAGACCGTGGTGATGGGCCCGGGCTCTATCCACCAGGCGCATCAGCCGAACGAGTACATGGAACTGCGCCAGGTGGAGCCGGCCATCGGCATACTGAAACAGATGATCAACCGTTTTTGCGTGACCGGGCAATCGAGATGAGTGACAACACCCTGCAGCAATATGTGAGCTGGTTTCGCAACTCCTCCCCCTACATCAACGCCCACAAGGGCAAGACCTTCGTGCTGGTATTCGGTGGCGAGGTCGTCGCCGACGAGCTGTTCTCGGCGATCGTGCACGACATCGCGTTGTTGTCGACGCTGGGAGTGAAGCTGGTGCTGGTGCACGGCTCGCGGCGCCAGGTCGAGGAGAGCCTGCTCGCGGCGAAGGTACAGAGCGCGCTGGCGAACGGGCGCCGGATCACCGATGCGCCGGCACTGGCACTCGCGGTGCAGGCCGCCGGCGTGCTGCGGGCGCGCATCGAGGCACTGCTCTCGATGGGCATCGCGAACTCGCCGATGCACGGCGCGCGGATCCGCGTCTGCGGCGGCAACTTCGTGACCGCGCAGCCCTTCGGCGTCCATGAGGGGGTGGATTTCCAGCACACCGGCAGGCTGCGCCGGGTCGACCGCGAAGGCATTGCGGCACAGCTCGCGCTCGGCAATATCGTGCTGATCTCGCCGCTCGGCTATTCGCCGACCGGAGAGATATTCAACCTCAGCAAGGAAGAGGTCGCGGTATCGGTTGCCAGCGCCCTCGCGGCCGACAAGCTGATCCTGCTCGAAGATGCGCTGATTCGCGATGCCGACGGACAGCCGCTGCGCGATCTGCCGATCCAGCTCGCACAAAGCCTGTTCGAACACTCGCCGACGCCAGTGCTGGACGCGGCAATACAGGCCTGCCAGCTCGGGGTCGAACGCTGCCACGTGCTGGATTACCGGCGCGACGGGGCCTTGCTGCAGGAGTTGTTCACGCGCGACGGCGTGGGCACCATGATCAATCGCGGCGGCTACGAGAACATCCGCATGGCCGGCATCGAGGATGTGGGCGGCATCATGGAACTGATCGAACCGCTGGAAAGGGACGGCACCCTGGTGCGGCGTTCGCGCGAGCGGCTCGAAATCGACATCTCCGGCTTCAGCGTGGTCGAGCGCGATGGCGCGATCATCGCCTGCGCCGCGCTGTTCCCGGACCAGCCGAACCAGTCGGCGGAACTCGCCTGCGTGGCGACCGCACCGCATTACCGTCGCAGCGGGCGCGCCAACCGCCTGCTGGAACACATCGAGGGGCGCGCACGCACCCTTGGCATCACACGGCTGTTCGTGCTGACTACGCGCACCGCCCACTGGTTTCTGGAGCGCGGCTTTCACGCAGCGGAACTCTCTGAGCTCCCCGAGAAGCGGCGCGAACTCTACAACTACCAGCGCAACTCGCTGGTTTTCATCAAGGCGCTTGATTCGTGACGACAAACTTTATTCCGCATTCCGTGGAATAAAGCTTGCTGGCACCAATTACCCGGAATACAGGAAACGACAATGCCCGGATACCGCTCGAAAACCACCACCGAAGGCCGCAACATGGCGGGGGCACGCGCCTTGTGGCGCGCCACCGGCATGAAGGACGAGGATTTCAGCAAGCCGATCATCGCGATCGCCAACTCCTTCACCCAGTTCGTGCCGGGGCATGTACACCTGAAGGATCTCGGGCAACTGGTGGCGCGCGAGATCGAGAAAGCCGGTGGCGTGGCAAAGGAATTCAACACCATCGCGGTCGATGACGGCATCGCCATGGGCCACGACGGGATGCTCTACAGCCTGCCCTCGCGCGATATCATCGCCGACTCGGTCGAATACATGGTCAATGCGCATTGCGCCGATGCGCTGGTGTGCATATCGAACTGCGACAAGATCACGCCCGGCATGCTGATGGCCGCGTTGCGGCTCAACATCCCGACCGTGTTCGTCTCGGGCGGACCCATGGAGGCCGGCAAGACAAAACTCTCCGAGCACAAGCTCGACCTGGTCGATGCGATGGTGATCGCGGTCGACAGCGACGCGAGCGACGAAATGGCCGCCGAGTACGAACGCTCGGCCTGCCCCACCTGCGGCTCCTGTTCCGGCATGTTCACCGCCAACTCCATGAACTGCCTGACCGAGGCGCTCGGACTGTCATTACCCGGCAACGGCAGCCTGCTGGCTACCCACAGCGGGCGCGAGGCATTGTTCCTCGAGGCCGGGCGCACCGTCGTGCAACTCGCCAAGCGCTATTACGAGCAGGATGATGCCTCGGTGCTGCCGCGCAGCATCGCCAGTTTCGAGGCGTTCGAGAATGCCATGACGCTGGATATCGCGATGGGTGGTTCGACCAATACCATTCTGCATCTGCTGGCCGCGGCGCACGAGGCACAACACGATTTCACGATGGCCGATATCGACCGCCTGTCGCGCCGGGTACCGCAGCTGTGCAAAGTCGCGCCGAGTACCCCGAAATACCACATGGAAGATGTGCACCGGGCCGGTGGCGTCATGGCCATTCTCGGCGAGCTGGAGCGCGCCGGTCTGCTCCATGCCGACATACCGACCGTGCACAGCGCGAGCATGCACGCAGCGCTGGAGCGCTGGGACGTGAAGCGCAGCAACGACCCGGCGGTACACGCGTTCTACAGCGCGGGACCGGCTGGCATCCCCACCCAGACCGCCTTCAGCCAATCGACGCGTTATGACACGCTCGACCTCGATCGCGCCGCAGGCTGCATCCGCGCGGCCGGGCATGCCTATGCCGAGGAGGGCGGACTCGCGGTTCTGCACGGGAACATCGCGCTCGATGGCTGCGTGGTGAAGACCGCCGGGGTCGATGAGTCGATCTGGGTGTTCGAAGGCCCCGCGCATGTCTGCGAGAGCCAGGAGGAGGCGGTCGAGCATATTCTCGATGGCAGGGTGGTGGAAGGC is a window from the Gammaproteobacteria bacterium genome containing:
- the glnE gene encoding bifunctional [glutamate--ammonia ligase]-adenylyl-L-tyrosine phosphorylase/[glutamate--ammonia-ligase] adenylyltransferase: MIGTVQPSIPELLRAGLARDWANLREALGEVGRARLDAHLEADDRLAARMAKVLCCSRFFALECERDHELLLGLLDSGDLGRGYAQAEFRTRLERELGAVVDEAGLMSVLRKVRRREMLRIVWRDLSRVADLGATIRDLSLLADAVLDLSLQHCHAHLAARHGEPRGESGGAVQRMVVIGMGKLGASELNLSSDIDLIFAYPEQGETDGAQVISNQEFFTRLGQRLIKAIDTNTRDGIVFRVDMRLRPYGDSGALALNFDALEEYYQSQGRDWERYAMIKARVVAGDQVAGARLLEMLRPFTYRRYIDFGAIDALRDMKAMINREVQRRGKSGDVKIGAGGIREIEFIVQSFQLIRGGRETELQEPRLLQVLELLEALGHLPAAVVCELREAYVFLRNTEHALQAVADAQTQALPVDAEGRVRLALAMGFGSWEEFSEVLDGHRDRVSHHFAGVVALGHEAPEQHDHGCGRVVWAMEKDPPLLQDLLASHGFEDAGGTLRLIVALQDSNRLKGLQSNGRERLDRFMPLLIEAAAATAHPSVVIARTMPLIESVLRRSAYLVLLEENPAALEQLVKLCAASPWIAQELANHPVLLDELIDPRSLYVLPDRAWLRDELQQQVLRIPWSDLEAQMEALRYYKLAHGLRCAASEVSGALPLMKVSDYLSFQAEVMLGQVLSVAWHNLVDKHGRPQRAPGVPCDPGFCIVAYGKLGGIELGHGSDLDLVFLHDADSSLLTDGERPLENSVFFTRLGQCIIHVLTTLTPLGQLYEVDMRLRPSGAAGLLVSSLDAFRQYQIKQAWTWERQALVRARPVAGCPEIGRRFEELRREVLAWPRDIVRLRREVREMRDKMRTHLLGPETSGGKSPRFHIKQSVGGIVDIEFMVQYSVLAWSREYPALSVYTDNIRILEALSESGLIPAGDAQLLTEAYKAYRTAVHHLTLQQRDEIVAADEFQALRDEVCRIWEDLLGADDDGAPVMTDTDEGSGS
- a CDS encoding type II/IV secretion system protein — encoded protein: MSERKALGAGKPIDQGELMDALVADGVISETDARRLRYAPRVRDAKARHPLNFVADQGLADTRPGGRVLDMECLLAWLGERLGQSIYHIDPLRIDAAAVTEVMSFAFARRHRILAVESNAREVVIAGAEPLVSNWEPDLARTLRRPIRRVVVDPSDIDRYTVEFYSLAKSVSGARGLQGPAAGLANFEQLVELGKQKDPDANDQHIVSIVDWLLQYAFEQRASDIHIEPRREQANVRFRIDGVLHHVYHLPAAVSMAVTSRLKILGRMDLAEKRRPQDGRLKTRVPSGGEVELRLSTLPTAFGEKLVMRIFDPEVLVRSFRDLGLADEDHALWTGMVEQPHGIVLVTGPTGSGKTTTLYSTLKQLATPDVNVSTIEDPIEMVEPSFNQVQVQHGIGLDFASGVRALLRQDPDVIMIGEIRDQETAEMAVQAALTGHLVLSTLHTNDSPSAITRLLELGVPAYLIRATVLGVMAQRLVRVLCPHCKVAGTIDDESWNRLVAPWKAKAPATVYSAAGCLECRNTGFTGRQGIYEILRMDAPAQAALREHCDTDELRRIGMRGGMKTLRLSGARKIAAGLTTLEEVLRVAPSEQGRDGA
- the argE gene encoding acetylornithine deacetylase — encoded protein: MARPIPEIMTMFDRLLASPSVSSTAPEWDEGNRGVIELLAEWLDALGFRTEVQPLPGRADKANLIAVLGSGSAGLVLAGHTDTVPYDQALWQMNPFGLTLREDRLYGLGATDMKGFFPLALEAALEFHRSPLREPLILVATADEESSMDGANLLVASGKPQARHAIIGEPTDLRPVRMHKGMMMEAVTVTGQSGHSSNPALGVNALEGMLRVMSDLLAFRAELATTHRNPLFEVEVPTLNFGCIHGGDNPNRICGQCELHFDLRPLPGMDPDELRATIRERLARIAADTGMHIEMRSLFPGLPAFAEDAAAPIVRAAEQFTGYSAGQVAFATESPFLQRLGMQTVVMGPGSIHQAHQPNEYMELRQVEPAIGILKQMINRFCVTGQSR
- the argA gene encoding amino-acid N-acetyltransferase; translation: MSDNTLQQYVSWFRNSSPYINAHKGKTFVLVFGGEVVADELFSAIVHDIALLSTLGVKLVLVHGSRRQVEESLLAAKVQSALANGRRITDAPALALAVQAAGVLRARIEALLSMGIANSPMHGARIRVCGGNFVTAQPFGVHEGVDFQHTGRLRRVDREGIAAQLALGNIVLISPLGYSPTGEIFNLSKEEVAVSVASALAADKLILLEDALIRDADGQPLRDLPIQLAQSLFEHSPTPVLDAAIQACQLGVERCHVLDYRRDGALLQELFTRDGVGTMINRGGYENIRMAGIEDVGGIMELIEPLERDGTLVRRSRERLEIDISGFSVVERDGAIIACAALFPDQPNQSAELACVATAPHYRRSGRANRLLEHIEGRARTLGITRLFVLTTRTAHWFLERGFHAAELSELPEKRRELYNYQRNSLVFIKALDS
- the ilvD gene encoding dihydroxy-acid dehydratase encodes the protein MPGYRSKTTTEGRNMAGARALWRATGMKDEDFSKPIIAIANSFTQFVPGHVHLKDLGQLVAREIEKAGGVAKEFNTIAVDDGIAMGHDGMLYSLPSRDIIADSVEYMVNAHCADALVCISNCDKITPGMLMAALRLNIPTVFVSGGPMEAGKTKLSEHKLDLVDAMVIAVDSDASDEMAAEYERSACPTCGSCSGMFTANSMNCLTEALGLSLPGNGSLLATHSGREALFLEAGRTVVQLAKRYYEQDDASVLPRSIASFEAFENAMTLDIAMGGSTNTILHLLAAAHEAQHDFTMADIDRLSRRVPQLCKVAPSTPKYHMEDVHRAGGVMAILGELERAGLLHADIPTVHSASMHAALERWDVKRSNDPAVHAFYSAGPAGIPTQTAFSQSTRYDTLDLDRAAGCIRAAGHAYAEEGGLAVLHGNIALDGCVVKTAGVDESIWVFEGPAHVCESQEEAVEHILDGRVVEGDVVVIRYEGPRGGPGMQEMLYPTSYLKSRGLGKHCALLTDGRFSGGTSGLSIGHVSPEAAGGGAIALIENGDRIRIDIPGRRIDVLLDDAELARRRAAMESRGGNAWKPAQPRPRKVSTALRAYAMLCTSADRGAVRDIEKIR